A genomic stretch from Neodiprion fabricii isolate iyNeoFabr1 chromosome 3, iyNeoFabr1.1, whole genome shotgun sequence includes:
- the LOC124177607 gene encoding 40S ribosomal protein S23, protein MIPLSRYSIGSTGFRLLLGSLFRFYHRPNKMGKPRGLRTARKHVNHRRDQRWADKDYKKAHLGTRWKANPFGGASHAKGIVLEKVGVEAKQPNSAIRKCVRVQLIKNGKKITAFVPRDGCLNNIEENDEVLVAGFGRKGHAVGDIPGVRFKVVKVANVSLLALYKEKKERPRS, encoded by the exons ATGATACCTCTTTCACGATACTCTATTGGCAGTACTGGCTTCCGTTTGTTGCTCGGCAGCCTCTTCCGGTTTTATCACAGACCGAACAAGATGG gtAAGCCCCGTGGTCTTCGCACTGCGCGCAAACACGTTAATCACAGGCGTGACCAACGCTGGGCCGACAAAGACTACAAAAAGGCTCATCTTGGTACGCGTTGGAAGGCTAATCCTTTCGGAGGTGCTTCTCATGCCAAGGGAATTGTCCTTGAAAAAGT TGGTGTAGAAGCCAAACAGCCCAATTCTGCTATCCGTAAGTGCGTAAGGGTACAGCTGATCAAGAACGGAAAGAAGATTACGGCCTTCGTACCTCGTGACGGTTGCTTGAACAACATTGAGGAGAACGATGAAGTCTTGGTCGCCGGATTCGGGCGTAAAGGACATGCCGTTGGTGACATTCCCGGAGTTCGTTTCAAGGTCGTCAAAGTAGCTAATGTATCTCTCCTGGCGCTTTataaggaaaagaaagaacgtCCGAGGTCTTAG